In the genome of Notamacropus eugenii isolate mMacEug1 chromosome 5, mMacEug1.pri_v2, whole genome shotgun sequence, one region contains:
- the UBIAD1 gene encoding ubiA prenyltransferase domain-containing protein 1: MAAAQSPGEINIQAGEGPPAGAGEKAGNGCPCGAAPGPGPRRSWRHKCASYVLALRPWSFSASLTPVALGSALAYRSQGALQPGLLLGSAVAVLAVHGAGNLVNTYYDFSKGIDHKKSDDRTLVDRILEPQDVVRFGVFLYTLGCVCAACLYCLSALKLEHLALIFFGGLSSSFLYTGGIGFKYVALGDLVILITFGPLAVMFAYAVQVGSLAIFPLVYAIPLALSTEAILHSNNTRDVESDREAGIVTLAILIGPTFSYILYNTLLFLPYLIFSILATRYTISMALPLLTIPMAFSLERQFRSQTFNKLPQRTAKLNLLLGLFYVFGIILAPAGSLPKL; the protein is encoded by the exons ATGGCTGCGGCCCAGAGCCCGGGCGAGATCAACATCCAGGCGGGCGAGGGTCCCCCGGCAGGTGCCGGGGAGAAGGCCGGGAATGGCTGCCCGTGCGGGGCCGCGCCGGGGCCGGGGCCGCGGCGGTCGTGGCGCCACAAGTGCGCCTCGTACGTGCTGGCGCTGCGGCCCTGGAGCTTCAGCGCCTCGCTGACCCCCGTGGCGCTGGGCAGCGCGCTGGCCTACCGCTCCCAGGGCGCGCTGCAGCCGGGCCTGCTGCTGGGCAGCGCCGTGGCCGTGCTGGCCGTGCACGGGGCCGGCAACCTGGTCAACACCTACTACGACTTCTCCAAGGGCATCGATCACAAGAAGAGCGACGACCGCACGCTGGTGGACCGCATCCTGGAGCCGCAGGACGTGGTGCGCTTCGGCGTCTTCCTCTACACGCTGGGCTGCGTGTGCGCCGCCTGCCTCTACTGCCTGTCGGCGCTCAAGCTCGAGCACCTGGCGCTCATCTTCTTTGGGGGCCTGTCCAGCTCCTTCCTCTACACCGGAG GAATTGGATTCAAATATGTGGCTTTGGGCGACCTGGTCATCCTTATCACCTTCGGTCCACTGGCCGTTATGTTCGCCTATGCTGTTCAGGTGGGCTCCTTGGCCATCTTCCCACTGGTTTATGCTATCCCCTTGGCTCTCAGCACTGAGGCCATCCTCCATTCCAACAACACCAGGGACGTGGAGTCTGACAGAGAGGCCGGCATCGTCACCCTCGCCATTCTTATTGGCCCCACCTTCTCCTACATACTTTATAATACCTTGCTCTTCCTGCCCTACCTCATCTTCAGCATCTTGGCCACGCGATACACCATCAGCATGGCACTGCCCCTGCTCACCATTCCCATGGCATTTTCACTTGAGAGACAGTTCAGGAGTCAGACTTTCAACAAATTGCCACAGAGGACTGCCAAGCTCAACCTCCTGCTGGGTCTCTTCTACGTCTTTGGCATCATTCTGGCCCCAGCGGGCTCTCTGCCCAAACTCTGA